Proteins co-encoded in one Malus sylvestris chromosome 9, drMalSylv7.2, whole genome shotgun sequence genomic window:
- the LOC126634142 gene encoding 40S ribosomal protein S30 gives MGKVHGSLARAGKVRGQTPKVAKQDKKKKPRGRAHKRLQYNRRFVTAVVGFGKKRGPNSSEK, from the exons ATGG GTAAGGTTCACGGATCGCTCGCACGTGCCGGGAAGGTTAGGGGTCAGACTCCGAAGGTGGCGAAGcaagacaagaagaagaagcccaGAGGCCGCGCCCACAAGAGGCTGCAGTACAACAGGAGATTCGTCACAGCCG TTGTTGGATTCGGGAAGAAGAGGGGGCCGAACTCTTCCGAGAAGTAA